A genomic window from Paucibacter sp. KCTC 42545 includes:
- a CDS encoding IS66 family transposase — MDALKTEMFSQCVRHSDGTSAALWKAGASKSHRSYLWSFCTGLIKDRPQTDPQHRRVPLRQACDEIPEVQSGALVCDDYSGYGALLAKRLLEVGFMAHARRKFYKLCANHRRRIRDFKPGRASPSV, encoded by the coding sequence GTGGACGCGCTCAAGACCGAGATGTTTAGCCAGTGTGTGCGGCACTCCGACGGAACGTCGGCGGCGCTGTGGAAGGCAGGTGCAAGCAAGTCACATCGCTCCTATCTGTGGAGCTTTTGCACCGGCCTGATCAAGGATAGGCCGCAGACTGACCCACAACATCGCCGTGTGCCGCTCCGGCAAGCATGCGATGAAATTCCGGAGGTACAGAGCGGCGCGCTAGTCTGCGATGACTACTCTGGATACGGGGCGTTGCTAGCAAAACGCTTGCTGGAAGTCGGCTTCATGGCGCACGCGCGGCGCAAATTCTATAAACTCTGCGCAAATCATCGGCGCCGGATCAGAGATTTCAAGCCCGGCAGAGCTAGCCCAAGCGTTTAG
- a CDS encoding 2OG-Fe(II) oxygenase yields MKQPGSPPCARELYIGIIASRLFANQSEQYASARPSLPELLAMPNFETLSLSELGIDSLTWMELLTSLEAEFGIQISDEFLAKSSISVASLATALEDSLERARGCRSNAEIRRPIFGQRYVIIDNFLPVDLLAELRKYLTSIEFNRFDSVVDPSIDGPAFKSKGWLLNSLNRDIGAPLQAAMQALAEAVRSHPQIYGRSEQDWTEMSFSFWQYEAGTRLGWHNDAGNGRTGEYIIYLHDEWKPGWGGELMILDEAANVDSVDLAKKTQFSLIEDIVERSSTNLTAIRPRPNRLVMVQAGTCHFINRVDASAGAIRRLSMTGFAARPIGIGQARVRSDRLHKLLDLDKKTI; encoded by the coding sequence ATGAAACAGCCTGGATCACCACCCTGCGCCCGCGAACTTTATATTGGGATCATTGCATCTCGACTATTTGCTAATCAGTCGGAACAGTATGCATCGGCGCGCCCGAGCCTGCCTGAACTGCTCGCAATGCCAAATTTCGAGACATTGAGTTTGAGCGAACTTGGCATTGATTCGCTCACCTGGATGGAGCTCCTGACTAGCCTCGAAGCCGAATTTGGCATTCAAATTAGTGATGAATTTCTAGCGAAATCGAGCATTTCGGTCGCGAGTCTTGCGACGGCGCTTGAGGATTCGTTGGAGCGCGCGCGAGGCTGCCGTAGCAACGCCGAAATTCGCCGCCCTATTTTCGGTCAACGCTACGTAATTATCGACAACTTCTTACCGGTCGACTTACTGGCGGAACTTCGCAAATATCTCACCAGTATCGAGTTCAATCGATTTGACAGTGTTGTAGATCCGAGTATCGACGGACCAGCATTTAAATCAAAAGGATGGCTCTTAAATTCGTTAAATAGGGATATCGGAGCTCCCCTCCAAGCTGCGATGCAGGCACTCGCAGAGGCGGTGCGTTCACATCCGCAAATATACGGCCGCAGCGAACAGGATTGGACGGAGATGAGCTTCTCGTTTTGGCAGTACGAGGCTGGAACACGCCTTGGGTGGCATAACGACGCCGGGAACGGCCGTACCGGCGAATACATTATTTATCTCCATGATGAATGGAAGCCCGGCTGGGGTGGTGAATTAATGATACTGGACGAAGCCGCAAACGTTGATTCGGTAGACCTCGCAAAGAAAACGCAATTTTCGCTGATCGAAGATATTGTCGAGCGGTCGTCCACCAACCTCACCGCGATTCGTCCGCGCCCCAATCGCCTGGTCATGGTGCAGGCCGGTACTTGCCACTTTATCAATCGCGTGGACGCAAGTGCAGGGGCAATTCGGCGTCTCAGCATGACCGGTTTTGCCGCGCGACCAATAGGCATCGGCCAAGCGCGTGTGCGATCTGACCGTTTACATAAATTGTTGGATTTGGATAAAAAAACGATCTAA
- a CDS encoding B12-binding domain-containing radical SAM protein yields MSKILLINLSSLPMPGNEPIYPIGVRCIQQALDLAGHRTLVVDFVETPQAFDDLTWASGDWDVIGFAIRNIDPIGLAREGHIDDYLRFTNRVKAVANPNAVLVGGGPGYSLFADSLTELLGLHVGVRGPGETVMLEIANDPGRYKLGPQVIDGQRYEGFITEPLTHQPNLVRVYANDRLSMIGVETRRKTCFQRCVYCPYAYITGQNSGDLKPLELLRAEISGIYDAGFRRIFFTDGIFNSGITFAKQIVRMLTEQRWPGLTWSAYFAARPFDEEFAELLRYSGVESVVVSPDSLDGGLMERLGKNFDLAAMDKFVEICRRHSLRMSVNVVFGGPDESRETVANTARYINEKLASDELSMHVGYRILPHTSLSAETGLNEKDLLYPTFYPFDPDLFKWANSDLDKRFMTNSRMLNLLAGRASLLRMAKITQPQSQNQNACGAKVIAFSRAPVPTKVGS; encoded by the coding sequence ATGTCAAAAATTCTGCTGATCAATCTGTCAAGCTTGCCGATGCCGGGTAACGAACCGATTTACCCCATCGGCGTACGCTGCATACAGCAGGCTCTCGACTTGGCCGGGCATCGCACCCTGGTCGTAGATTTCGTGGAAACTCCCCAGGCATTCGACGATTTGACTTGGGCGAGCGGCGATTGGGACGTGATTGGTTTTGCTATCAGAAACATCGATCCAATCGGCCTTGCCCGGGAAGGGCATATTGACGACTATCTGCGCTTTACCAACCGCGTCAAGGCTGTCGCCAACCCGAATGCAGTGTTGGTCGGCGGCGGCCCCGGCTACAGCCTTTTTGCCGACAGTCTTACTGAACTGCTGGGCCTACATGTTGGAGTACGCGGCCCCGGTGAGACAGTCATGCTGGAAATAGCCAATGACCCCGGTCGCTACAAACTTGGCCCTCAAGTAATTGATGGTCAACGTTATGAAGGATTTATCACCGAGCCACTAACGCACCAGCCCAATCTAGTTCGCGTTTACGCGAATGATCGTCTTTCGATGATCGGTGTGGAAACGCGACGCAAAACTTGCTTCCAACGCTGCGTCTATTGCCCATACGCATATATAACTGGTCAGAACTCGGGTGATCTGAAACCCCTCGAATTGTTGCGCGCGGAGATCTCTGGAATTTACGATGCAGGCTTCCGAAGAATATTCTTCACCGACGGAATTTTTAATAGTGGAATCACCTTCGCAAAACAAATCGTGCGCATGCTGACCGAACAGCGCTGGCCAGGCTTGACTTGGTCGGCCTATTTCGCGGCAAGACCATTCGACGAAGAGTTCGCGGAGCTGTTGCGTTATAGCGGCGTTGAGTCAGTGGTTGTATCGCCAGACAGCCTTGATGGAGGCCTAATGGAGCGGCTCGGCAAAAATTTCGATTTGGCCGCGATGGATAAATTCGTCGAAATATGCCGCCGCCATAGTCTTCGCATGTCTGTGAACGTAGTTTTTGGCGGCCCGGACGAGAGTCGTGAAACAGTTGCAAACACGGCCCGTTATATCAACGAGAAACTCGCATCCGACGAGCTTTCGATGCATGTCGGGTACCGCATTCTGCCGCATACCTCGTTGTCTGCTGAGACCGGCCTCAACGAGAAAGATCTGCTCTACCCGACATTCTATCCCTTCGATCCAGATTTATTCAAATGGGCCAACTCCGACTTGGATAAGCGTTTCATGACCAATTCCCGCATGCTCAATCTTTTGGCCGGAAGAGCCTCATTGCTGCGTATGGCCAAAATAACGCAGCCGCAGTCTCAAAACCAAAACGCTTGTGGAGCTAAGGTTATTGCCTTCAGTCGAGCGCCCGTCCCCACCAAGGTTGGTAGTTAA
- a CDS encoding HAD family hydrolase: MTTTPPPLDSLSHLLVLDIDGTVLRSAAPHRIILQSLLMDAGLIEQELDFSTFSDRTDTGILRASFERRHGRTPTRSEQASFEQAMAARYAALGSVDSQVMPGVLDLLARLQTKPNWNFAFATGCWRESATKKLSILGLARPCMSTASEFQSRPDILSQAIALGWRDTPPAARGLTVFVGDGVWDAQAAGTVAIPFIGIAEGSAATELMCLGAHAVVPDFTNFWPILEDLSARLAARAARQPKLCSPI; this comes from the coding sequence ATGACCACCACACCCCCCCCCCTGGACAGCCTTTCTCATCTGCTTGTATTGGACATTGACGGCACGGTGTTGCGCTCTGCCGCCCCGCACCGGATCATCCTGCAATCTTTGCTGATGGATGCGGGGCTGATCGAGCAGGAGCTCGATTTTTCGACTTTCAGCGATCGCACCGATACAGGCATCCTGCGGGCGAGTTTCGAGCGTCGCCATGGTCGGACGCCCACCCGTAGCGAGCAAGCGAGCTTCGAGCAGGCCATGGCTGCACGGTATGCCGCCCTTGGATCGGTTGACAGCCAAGTGATGCCAGGCGTGCTTGACCTGTTGGCTCGGCTGCAGACTAAGCCAAATTGGAACTTTGCATTCGCGACAGGCTGTTGGCGCGAATCCGCCACTAAAAAGTTATCCATCCTCGGCTTAGCACGGCCGTGCATGAGCACCGCCTCGGAATTCCAGTCGCGACCCGATATTCTTTCTCAAGCGATCGCCTTAGGTTGGCGGGACACCCCGCCAGCGGCACGAGGATTGACCGTCTTCGTTGGCGACGGAGTTTGGGACGCGCAGGCCGCTGGCACTGTTGCAATCCCATTCATCGGGATTGCTGAGGGTTCGGCGGCGACCGAGCTGATGTGCTTAGGCGCCCACGCTGTCGTACCCGATTTTACTAATTTCTGGCCGATTCTTGAGGATCTGTCGGCGCGCTTGGCGGCGCGCGCGGCTCGCCAGCCTAAGCTTTGCTCCCCTATCTGA
- a CDS encoding alpha/beta hydrolase-fold protein codes for MTIFVPPLPPSGRLGALIFLHGSGSSGADVAKMATTWGTLSGCAVLCPTAVTSVTNTSNFELAGLFGSRVRHARWHYGQQDLPMTALRWALQNLDVDPDRCAIAGHSMGAIAAWNIAARHWESFAALLSINGALSVWERFGPDMAAAQLQANLLPVAIRSLNGTLDQKVPPELAASTIERLRTAGHFAARQILVEYGDHPMQTMNLMPGSTHYDALGLWLGKQRRVAWPTLVRHCTVDATHGRAHWIEVSKRREPRGAGVVVAQVVAPDAIEIQARGVARLTLNLSRKLVRPGALLVSVNGVARHVEFEPTLASVVLSYRSTLDAGLIFEQAVSLEITEDCIQPLIGANA; via the coding sequence ATGACGATATTCGTCCCGCCGCTTCCACCGAGTGGACGGCTAGGTGCGCTGATCTTTTTACATGGTTCGGGTTCCAGCGGCGCTGACGTCGCGAAGATGGCAACCACATGGGGCACGTTGAGTGGATGTGCCGTACTGTGTCCGACGGCTGTTACTAGCGTGACCAACACTAGCAACTTCGAGCTCGCCGGATTATTTGGCTCACGTGTACGCCACGCGCGTTGGCATTACGGGCAGCAAGACCTACCGATGACAGCGCTTCGCTGGGCACTGCAGAACCTCGACGTCGATCCCGATCGATGCGCCATAGCGGGTCATTCGATGGGTGCCATTGCCGCATGGAACATTGCCGCGCGCCACTGGGAGTCTTTCGCCGCACTCCTTTCGATCAATGGCGCACTGTCGGTATGGGAGCGCTTCGGGCCTGACATGGCAGCGGCTCAGCTACAGGCAAACCTACTGCCAGTCGCAATCCGCTCATTGAACGGAACGTTGGACCAAAAGGTGCCGCCGGAGTTAGCTGCGTCGACCATCGAGCGTTTGCGAACGGCCGGCCATTTCGCGGCACGGCAGATCCTGGTGGAGTACGGCGACCACCCGATGCAAACCATGAATCTGATGCCGGGCTCAACTCATTACGACGCTCTGGGTCTGTGGCTCGGTAAGCAAAGGCGCGTGGCGTGGCCGACCCTGGTTCGGCATTGCACGGTTGACGCGACGCATGGGCGTGCACATTGGATCGAAGTGAGCAAACGCCGTGAGCCCCGTGGTGCTGGGGTCGTGGTGGCGCAAGTGGTTGCACCTGACGCCATTGAGATCCAAGCCCGTGGCGTTGCCCGGCTAACTCTAAACCTGAGCCGAAAGCTGGTTCGCCCTGGAGCGCTCTTAGTGAGCGTCAATGGGGTTGCCCGGCATGTGGAATTTGAGCCCACCTTGGCGTCGGTCGTGCTGTCTTACCGTAGCACCCTGGATGCCGGACTGATATTTGAACAAGCCGTATCCCTCGAAATCACCGAGGACTGCATTCAGCCATTAATTGGAGCAAACGCATGA
- a CDS encoding MFS transporter, whose product MTPNSTAGHGTATSAFRQFWAADIALRLGGRAWMLALPVIAIEFLQADSRQIGYLATASTASYLILGLPAGAWVERMRKRNVMLSTAVIRALLLCSIPLLWWLGGLSFSFLLAVTFMIGLANLFYDTAYQSYIPLLVGANNTYKANAQIETTARAARAVTPALLGWAMKTISAPLLLLIDAFGHVVSATLLRRVPEVEEKLPAPSSRNLRAELMEGFRFIRNEPVLWSIALAIVFSNFFATAITTLMPVLVLTHLKLGPGSLGVVYTAGEIGGFLGALLLTPLRRYFEVGQMLAGGLLLAAGSTALVPLAMGMPDSSPKLALGILMLSVFGTAIGGVTFAVSQISLRQMLCPAALSSRVNATMRFVIWGTMPAASLLAGAGAYWLGTIPTLWLAVVGTVLTVLPILSCARYSTPQSNGRALGDG is encoded by the coding sequence ATGACACCTAATTCCACTGCCGGGCACGGTACTGCGACCAGTGCATTTCGACAATTCTGGGCTGCTGACATCGCTCTGAGACTGGGCGGTCGAGCTTGGATGTTGGCGTTACCGGTCATCGCCATTGAATTTCTGCAGGCTGACAGCCGCCAAATTGGCTATTTGGCCACCGCATCGACGGCCAGCTATTTGATTCTTGGCCTACCTGCCGGAGCTTGGGTTGAACGAATGCGCAAGCGCAATGTGATGCTGTCTACCGCAGTTATCCGCGCGCTTCTACTCTGTAGTATTCCGCTGTTGTGGTGGCTCGGCGGATTATCCTTCTCATTTCTCCTGGCCGTTACGTTCATGATCGGCTTGGCAAATCTCTTCTATGACACGGCCTACCAATCCTATATCCCCTTGCTGGTCGGCGCAAACAATACCTACAAGGCCAACGCTCAAATTGAAACTACTGCGCGCGCCGCGCGAGCGGTCACGCCGGCGCTATTAGGCTGGGCGATGAAGACTATTAGCGCGCCGCTCTTGCTTCTCATCGATGCATTTGGGCATGTTGTCAGCGCCACCCTGTTACGACGCGTGCCTGAAGTAGAGGAGAAACTGCCTGCGCCATCATCTCGCAATCTCCGCGCGGAATTGATGGAAGGTTTTCGCTTCATTCGCAATGAGCCGGTGTTGTGGTCGATCGCGCTGGCCATAGTATTTTCCAATTTCTTCGCTACGGCGATTACGACGCTTATGCCTGTCCTGGTGCTTACCCACCTGAAACTCGGCCCAGGTTCCCTCGGAGTCGTCTACACGGCCGGTGAAATTGGCGGTTTTCTCGGGGCCTTGCTGCTTACGCCATTACGTAGATATTTCGAGGTCGGGCAAATGCTAGCCGGTGGCCTGCTTCTCGCGGCCGGTTCCACGGCGCTTGTGCCGCTGGCAATGGGAATGCCAGACTCGTCGCCCAAGTTGGCGCTGGGGATACTGATGCTATCTGTTTTTGGCACGGCAATCGGCGGCGTTACCTTTGCGGTTTCTCAGATTAGTCTGCGGCAGATGCTCTGCCCTGCTGCGCTTTCAAGCCGGGTAAATGCAACAATGCGGTTCGTTATCTGGGGCACCATGCCGGCGGCAAGCCTGCTCGCCGGTGCCGGGGCCTATTGGCTTGGAACCATTCCGACACTTTGGCTCGCAGTCGTCGGCACCGTACTGACGGTACTGCCGATCCTCAGCTGCGCGCGCTACTCGACCCCTCAATCCAACGGCCGAGCACTGGGAGATGGTTAA
- a CDS encoding IS3 family transposase (programmed frameshift), with product MKKSRFTEEQIIGFLKQAEAGMPIKELCRQGGFSDATFYKWRAKYGGMQATDAKRLRELEGENAKLKRLLAEAHLDIHALKGRLRRKALAPQVRRDAATQMIAQHHLSERRACRLVGLSRDSYRNPPVVDEATQQLSAKIVEIAQVRRRFGYRRIHDVLRPQFPGVNHKRVYRLYSQAQLAVRKRKKIRRAASERVPLTVPTRVNEVWSMDFVSDSLANGRRIKCLTVADDFTHECVDIAVDYGISGQYVTRLLDRAAIFRGYPAAVRTDNGPEFTCRAFIAWAQAHDVRHILIQPGRPMQNGYIESFNGKFRDECLNEHWFQTLPQARSEIAIWRQDYNEVRPHSSLGRIPPAEFAQRHRTKNQAPPATRNEIK from the exons ATGAAGAAGAGCAGATTTACTGAGGAACAAATCATTGGGTTCCTGAAGCAGGCCGAGGCCGGCATGCCGATCAAGGAGCTGTGCCGGCAAGGCGGCTTCAGCGACGCCACGTTCTACAAGTGGCGGGCCAAGTACGGCGGCATGCAGGCCACGGATGCCAAGCGACTGCGCGAGCTCGAAGGCGAGAACGCCAAGCTCAAGCGCCTGCTGGCAGAGGCCCACCTGGACATCCACGCGCTCAAGG GACGTCTTCGGCGTAAAGCCCTAGCCCCGCAGGTCAGGCGCGACGCGGCGACCCAGATGATTGCCCAGCACCATCTGTCCGAACGCCGCGCGTGCCGCCTGGTGGGGCTCTCCAGAGACAGCTATCGCAACCCGCCCGTGGTCGATGAGGCCACGCAGCAACTCAGCGCCAAGATCGTCGAGATCGCACAGGTGCGGCGCCGCTTCGGCTATCGCCGCATCCATGACGTGCTGCGCCCACAGTTCCCAGGCGTCAATCACAAGCGCGTCTATCGGTTGTACAGCCAGGCGCAGTTGGCGGTGCGCAAGCGCAAGAAGATCAGACGGGCAGCCAGCGAGCGCGTGCCGCTCACCGTGCCGACCCGAGTCAATGAGGTGTGGAGCATGGACTTCGTTTCCGACAGCCTGGCCAATGGCCGGCGTATCAAGTGCCTGACTGTGGCCGACGACTTCACGCACGAGTGTGTGGACATCGCCGTGGACTACGGCATCTCGGGCCAGTACGTGACGCGGTTGCTGGACCGGGCCGCGATCTTCAGGGGCTACCCTGCGGCGGTGAGAACCGACAACGGGCCGGAGTTCACCTGCCGGGCCTTCATCGCTTGGGCGCAAGCTCACGACGTGCGGCACATCCTCATCCAGCCAGGGCGGCCCATGCAGAACGGCTACATCGAGAGCTTCAACGGCAAGTTCCGCGACGAGTGCTTGAACGAGCACTGGTTCCAGACGCTGCCGCAGGCGCGCTCGGAGATCGCCATCTGGCGGCAGGACTACAACGAGGTGAGGCCGCACAGCAGCCTGGGTCGGATACCGCCGGCCGAGTTCGCGCAGCGCCACCGCACCAAGAACCAGGCGCCACCGGCTACACGCAACGAGATCAAGTAA
- a CDS encoding aspartyl/asparaginyl beta-hydroxylase domain-containing protein, whose translation MEETSYPDVNRTVMERWAVRNNIEPAQIERILVGLSGSTGARVLDATAYDQKPTFRFPDLRAIPFWDHGEFTWAAAIEAAAQQIRSEYLEFVSMHGQQQRKSTRVRKGNWSVYPLTRIGQYNTAMGAHFPHTVEALRQVPGALSCGMTYFSTIAPTTHILPHCGFTNAHLRCHLTLSTSEGCRIRVGEQVRTWQDGRLMIFDDTFEHEVWNDSDNSRTVLLFDIFHPDLSVLEMRALEYMAGLWRRAISVRGLASLVAA comes from the coding sequence ATGGAAGAAACGTCTTACCCTGATGTGAATCGCACTGTTATGGAGCGCTGGGCGGTTCGGAATAATATTGAACCGGCACAAATCGAACGTATCTTGGTCGGTCTAAGTGGTTCCACGGGCGCGCGCGTCTTGGACGCCACCGCCTACGATCAAAAGCCCACTTTCAGGTTCCCAGACTTGCGCGCCATTCCATTTTGGGATCATGGCGAATTCACTTGGGCCGCGGCCATTGAAGCTGCCGCGCAACAGATTAGATCGGAGTATTTGGAATTCGTTTCCATGCATGGGCAGCAGCAGCGCAAATCTACGCGTGTTAGGAAGGGTAACTGGTCCGTCTATCCGCTAACGCGCATTGGTCAATACAACACGGCGATGGGAGCACATTTCCCCCACACTGTCGAAGCACTGCGCCAAGTGCCGGGCGCTCTGAGTTGCGGCATGACGTACTTCTCGACGATCGCGCCTACCACTCATATTCTTCCGCACTGCGGTTTCACCAATGCCCATCTGCGCTGCCATCTGACATTGTCTACATCAGAAGGCTGCCGTATCCGCGTAGGCGAACAAGTGCGAACTTGGCAGGATGGCCGACTGATGATTTTTGATGATACTTTTGAACACGAGGTATGGAACGATTCGGACAATTCGCGCACCGTGTTGTTGTTCGATATTTTTCATCCAGACCTCAGTGTCCTCGAAATGCGCGCCCTCGAGTACATGGCCGGTCTCTGGAGGCGTGCTATTTCCGTGCGTGGCTTGGCAAGCCTTGTTGCGGCGTGA
- a CDS encoding AMP-binding protein, whose product MATLVKDGPASVIWDGEHLTRVAKPPLSPMSKELAIVHCTSGSTGPTKLVKRSAASLRAEARGYRHGLGLRPGDRVLLPLPVVHSLGSGIALSALLSGCELHVDERQLPSAIASALDAGRFEMVVVTPSIARLLVKTVRNGPCLPTRFFIAAGSTSDELKQAVHARFGLPPIFGYGSTETGGTFIGFTGMGSAIEGVEILEPASGMEGELVLRLACPPLGYFDQATPGTIWKTGDLVRRDLQDGLHYLCRQSEARIRIDGRFVSIEAPNALLDDLPEVVEHCALVVADPHRLGAETLYFVAATTRLTPAVLAAKLARVTTPSFRVVTCASLPRNTIGKLDRAALVKFVTSP is encoded by the coding sequence ATGGCTACCCTAGTCAAGGATGGCCCTGCCTCCGTGATTTGGGACGGGGAGCACCTCACGCGTGTCGCGAAGCCGCCTCTATCCCCTATGAGTAAGGAGCTTGCGATTGTTCACTGCACTTCGGGCTCGACTGGACCCACCAAGCTCGTTAAACGAAGTGCGGCAAGTCTTCGCGCCGAAGCGCGAGGTTACCGCCACGGATTGGGGCTTCGACCCGGTGACCGTGTTCTGCTCCCTCTGCCAGTCGTACATTCACTCGGCAGCGGCATCGCGCTCAGTGCGCTGCTCTCCGGATGCGAGTTGCATGTGGACGAAAGGCAACTGCCATCCGCGATCGCCAGTGCCCTTGACGCAGGTCGGTTCGAGATGGTCGTGGTCACGCCATCAATAGCGCGCCTGCTGGTGAAAACGGTCCGCAATGGCCCCTGTTTGCCGACCCGGTTTTTTATTGCAGCAGGGTCAACTTCCGACGAACTTAAGCAAGCTGTTCACGCGCGCTTCGGTCTGCCGCCAATCTTTGGCTATGGCTCCACTGAGACCGGCGGGACATTCATCGGCTTCACCGGAATGGGCTCGGCGATCGAAGGGGTAGAGATATTGGAGCCGGCGTCCGGCATGGAGGGCGAACTTGTACTGCGCCTAGCGTGTCCACCTCTTGGGTATTTCGATCAAGCCACTCCCGGCACCATCTGGAAGACCGGCGATTTGGTGCGTCGCGACCTGCAGGATGGCTTGCACTACCTGTGCCGGCAAAGCGAAGCACGGATCCGCATTGACGGGAGGTTCGTTTCAATCGAAGCACCGAACGCCCTGTTGGATGATCTTCCCGAAGTCGTGGAACATTGTGCCTTGGTAGTGGCTGACCCCCATCGCCTGGGCGCCGAAACTCTGTATTTCGTCGCCGCCACGACGCGCCTGACGCCCGCTGTCTTGGCCGCGAAGCTCGCCCGGGTCACCACCCCATCATTTCGAGTTGTCACCTGTGCGAGCCTGCCGCGCAACACCATCGGCAAACTTGACCGCGCAGCCCTTGTCAAATTCGTAACTTCCCCATGA
- a CDS encoding biotin synthase BioB → MTNQRALIEALRARGTEQQNLFAAARQARKLSSGDAITLRGVIEVTNVCRVNCDYCPMRRENTRQNERFQLSEDDIVEMGAAIVAAGIRVILIQGGETTTLLAVVEAAVRRLMKFHGPKLEIIVNLGNFTSNQYHRLRDAGVSSYILKHETSNPELFRQLRHESLEERLRCLHDLKSLGFKVGTGLISSLPGQSLESIAEDIRLAGRLGVDMCSVSPFIPAPNTPMEHVPNGDNDLALNAIACLRILYPNILIPSVSALERTSVGGQSRGLDAGANVLTVNFTKLEHQRKYLIYGKDRFVVTTSHVQKIVADAGLHLEHSIDATLAA, encoded by the coding sequence ATGACCAACCAACGTGCCCTTATCGAGGCACTCCGCGCCCGCGGAACGGAACAGCAGAATCTTTTCGCGGCGGCGCGCCAAGCGCGCAAACTCAGTTCAGGAGATGCCATCACATTACGTGGTGTCATCGAGGTCACCAACGTTTGCAGGGTGAATTGTGACTACTGCCCGATGCGCAGGGAAAACACTCGCCAAAACGAAAGATTTCAACTCAGCGAGGACGACATTGTGGAAATGGGCGCTGCCATTGTAGCGGCAGGTATTCGTGTGATTCTCATCCAAGGCGGTGAGACCACTACGCTACTCGCGGTGGTAGAAGCGGCAGTCCGGCGCCTTATGAAGTTCCACGGCCCCAAACTCGAGATTATTGTTAATCTTGGAAACTTCACATCCAACCAATATCATCGGCTAAGGGATGCGGGTGTAAGTAGCTATATTCTCAAGCACGAAACCAGTAATCCTGAGTTATTCCGGCAGCTCCGTCATGAAAGTCTCGAAGAGCGCCTGCGCTGCCTACACGATCTCAAGTCGTTGGGCTTTAAGGTTGGTACGGGCCTAATTTCAAGCCTTCCTGGCCAAAGCCTTGAAAGTATCGCTGAGGACATTCGCTTGGCGGGCAGATTGGGTGTCGACATGTGCAGCGTGAGCCCGTTCATCCCGGCGCCCAATACGCCAATGGAGCATGTACCCAATGGAGATAATGACTTGGCACTAAATGCCATCGCCTGTTTGCGAATTCTATATCCTAATATTTTGATCCCGTCGGTAAGTGCTCTTGAACGCACCAGTGTCGGTGGGCAAAGCCGTGGTCTAGATGCTGGCGCCAATGTTTTGACAGTTAATTTCACCAAACTTGAGCATCAGCGCAAATACTTGATCTATGGAAAGGACCGCTTTGTGGTGACCACTTCACATGTGCAGAAAATAGTTGCCGATGCGGGCCTTCATCTTGAACATTCGATCGACGCGACTTTGGCGGCTTGA